The following coding sequences lie in one Rutidosis leptorrhynchoides isolate AG116_Rl617_1_P2 chromosome 4, CSIRO_AGI_Rlap_v1, whole genome shotgun sequence genomic window:
- the LOC139844337 gene encoding uncharacterized protein, with protein MTTKTPITIVSSDNNVTSHITDQKEEIKNVAVSSDVTKDQDENNKTRIDSVDLVASEDTRTIKKEPTIDIDISMDKLNLGPKKKLLVIPLGGIIVHRAHISRPSTILKNRRPDLSYGNFLIYKRPFVKEFLKFCFERFEVGIWSSAREHNLEGVLNNVMGELKSKLLFTWDQNQCTDTGFKCLDNRDKPLFLKELSNLWEKKYPNLPWRNGEYSSSNTLLITDRVKTLVNPPNTAIFPGVYDPGNMEDNFLGPGGELRVFLEGLAEAKDVPTYVKDHPIGEPAITASDPDWHYYAQVIRAFGKKKTFGNKK; from the exons ATGACAACCAAAACTCCTATCACCATTGTTTCATCTGATAACAATGTCACTAGTCATATCACTGATCAAAAAGAAGAGATCAAGAATGTAGCTGTTTCTTCTGATGTCACCAAAGATCAAGATGAAAATAACAAAACACGAATCGATAGTGTGGATCTTGTTGCATCGGAAGACACGCGTACCATTAAAAAAGAACCAACCATTGATATAGATATTTCTATGGATAAACTTAACCTTGGTCCCAAAAAGAAACTTCTTGTGATTCCTCTTGGTGGAATTATCGTTCACCGAGCACATATTAGTAGACCGTCTACCATTCTCAAAAACCGGCGTCCTGATCTTTCTTACGGAAACTTTCTTA TTTACAAGAGGCCTTTTGTTAAAGAGTTTTTGAAGTTTTGCTTTGAAAGATTTGAAGTTGGAATCTGGTCTTCTGCTAGAGA gcATAACTTAGAAGGAGTGTTGAACAATGTTATGGGAGAGCTCAAAAGCAAATTATTGTTCACATGG GATCAAAATCAATGTACGGATACTGGATTCAAGTGTTTGGATAATAGAGACAAACCTTTGTTTTTGAAAGAACTTTCTAATCTATGGGAGAAAAAGTACCCGAATCTTCCATGGCGTAATGGAGAATACTCGTCATCCAACACATTGTTGATCACTGATCGTGTGAAGACTCTTGTGAATCCT CCAAACACTGCAATTTTTCCTGGGGTTTATGATCCAGGCAATATGGAAGATAACTTTTTAG GTCCGGGTGGTGAGTTACGGGTGTTCTTAGAAGGACTTGCAGAAGCTAAAGATGTGCCAACTTACGTGAAAGATCACCCGATCGGCGAGCCTGCAATAACTGCTTCTGATCCTGATTGGCACTATTACGCGCAAGTAATTCGTGCTTTTGGAAAGAAAAAAACCTTTGGTAATAAGAAGTAA